From a region of the Corallococcus coralloides DSM 2259 genome:
- the rph gene encoding rifamycin-inactivating phosphotransferase has protein sequence MGCYVLGLQEIDQTQVALVGGKGAHLGELSRIDGIRVPAGFCVTTDAFLRLMAEAPSINEQLRQLSRLKPDDREQLRALSAELRRTLEGTAIPDDVAEAITHALARLGEHAAYAVRSSATAEDLPTASFAGQQDTYLNVVGTAAILQHVSRCWASLFTERAVIYRLRNGFDHRKVRMAVVVQQMVFPQAAGILFTADPITSHRKVTSVEASFGLGEALVSGLVNADSYKVRDGEVISKAIGTKQRAIHALPAGGTQEQAIAPERQRQPALTDAQVVRLAQLGRQIEAHFGRPQDIEWCFVDDAFFFVQSRPITTLFPIPEASDRENHVYVSVGHQQMMTDAMKPLGLSLFQLTALRPMLEAGGRLFVDITQLLASPSGRAVLVDGLGKSDPLIRDALQTLMGRGDFIRPLPDASPGRPPAGGAPAPIETDPAIVDELIGRSQASIAALKRDIQTKSGPALFDFILTDIQELKRLLFEPRSHQVIMAGMEATWWLNDQLQAWLGEKNAADTLTQSVPNNVTSEMGLALLEVADVIRPHPEVVAFLRQVEDDGFLDPLDTLPGGREARDAIRAYLDKYGMRCVGEIDITKPRWSERPTTLVPILLGNIQNFEPGAGARRFEQGRQEAWKKEQELLARLRALPDGEGKAAETKRMIDRVRTFMGYREYPKYGIVSRYSVYKQALLEEAARLVQAHVLRDKEDIFYLTLQELHDVVRTHQVDDLLIRQRKDAFRSYQALTPPRVLTSEGEVIAGAYRRDDLPAGALVGLAVSAGTIEGRARVILDMSEARLEAGDILVTAFTDPSWTPLFVSIKGLVTEVGGLMTHGAVIAREYGLPAVVGVEQATRLIRDGQRIRVHGTDGYVELLSQPDEALRR, from the coding sequence ATGGGCTGCTACGTGTTGGGTCTCCAGGAGATCGACCAGACGCAGGTCGCGCTCGTGGGCGGCAAGGGCGCGCATCTCGGGGAGCTTTCGCGGATCGACGGCATCCGCGTGCCGGCCGGCTTCTGCGTGACGACGGATGCCTTCCTGCGGCTCATGGCGGAGGCGCCATCAATCAACGAGCAGCTCCGGCAGCTGTCGCGCCTGAAGCCGGACGACCGCGAGCAGCTCCGCGCGCTCAGCGCTGAGCTCCGCCGGACCCTCGAAGGGACCGCCATCCCTGACGATGTGGCCGAGGCCATCACCCACGCGCTCGCCCGGCTCGGCGAGCACGCCGCCTATGCCGTCCGTTCGAGCGCGACGGCGGAGGACCTGCCCACGGCTTCCTTCGCGGGCCAGCAGGACACCTACCTGAACGTCGTGGGGACAGCGGCGATCCTCCAGCACGTCAGCCGGTGCTGGGCCTCGCTCTTCACCGAGCGGGCTGTCATCTACCGCCTGCGTAATGGCTTCGACCACCGGAAGGTCCGCATGGCGGTGGTCGTGCAACAGATGGTCTTCCCGCAGGCGGCAGGGATCCTGTTCACGGCCGACCCCATCACCTCCCACCGGAAGGTCACTTCCGTGGAGGCCAGCTTCGGCCTCGGCGAGGCCCTGGTCTCCGGCCTGGTGAACGCGGACTCCTACAAGGTGCGGGACGGCGAGGTCATCTCCAAGGCAATCGGCACCAAGCAGCGGGCCATCCACGCCTTGCCGGCGGGCGGAACGCAGGAACAGGCGATCGCGCCGGAGCGGCAGCGGCAGCCCGCGCTGACGGATGCGCAGGTCGTGCGGCTCGCGCAGCTGGGCCGGCAAATCGAAGCGCACTTCGGCCGTCCCCAGGACATCGAATGGTGCTTCGTCGACGACGCGTTCTTCTTCGTGCAGAGCCGGCCCATCACCACGCTGTTCCCCATCCCCGAGGCCAGCGACCGGGAGAACCACGTCTACGTCTCCGTCGGCCATCAGCAGATGATGACCGACGCCATGAAGCCCCTGGGGCTCTCCCTGTTCCAGCTGACGGCCTTGCGGCCAATGCTCGAGGCCGGCGGGAGGCTGTTCGTCGACATCACCCAGCTGCTGGCATCGCCGTCAGGCCGTGCGGTCCTCGTGGACGGCCTGGGGAAATCCGATCCGCTGATCCGGGATGCGCTGCAGACCCTCATGGGCCGCGGCGACTTCATCCGGCCCCTCCCGGACGCGAGTCCCGGCAGGCCGCCAGCTGGCGGCGCACCCGCCCCGATCGAAACCGATCCGGCCATCGTCGACGAGCTGATTGGCCGCAGTCAGGCCTCCATCGCCGCCTTGAAGCGCGACATCCAGACGAAGTCGGGGCCAGCGCTGTTCGACTTCATCCTGACGGACATCCAGGAGCTGAAGCGGCTGCTGTTCGAGCCGCGAAGTCATCAGGTGATCATGGCCGGGATGGAGGCCACCTGGTGGCTCAATGATCAGCTGCAGGCGTGGCTGGGTGAGAAGAACGCAGCCGACACGCTCACGCAGTCCGTCCCCAACAACGTCACGTCGGAGATGGGGCTGGCGCTGTTGGAGGTCGCGGACGTGATCCGCCCGCACCCGGAGGTGGTGGCCTTCTTGCGGCAGGTCGAAGACGACGGCTTCCTGGACCCGCTGGACACGCTTCCGGGCGGGCGGGAAGCGCGAGACGCCATCCGCGCCTATCTCGACAAGTACGGCATGCGCTGCGTCGGCGAGATCGACATCACGAAGCCGCGTTGGAGCGAACGGCCCACCACGCTCGTGCCCATCCTCCTGGGCAACATCCAGAACTTCGAACCGGGTGCCGGCGCGCGACGCTTCGAGCAGGGACGTCAGGAGGCCTGGAAGAAGGAACAGGAGCTGCTGGCGCGCCTGCGGGCCCTGCCGGACGGGGAGGGGAAGGCCGCGGAAACCAAGCGGATGATCGACCGGGTCCGGACCTTCATGGGGTACCGGGAGTATCCCAAGTACGGCATCGTCAGCCGATACTCCGTCTACAAGCAGGCCCTGCTGGAAGAAGCCGCGCGCCTCGTGCAGGCCCACGTGCTGCGTGACAAGGAAGACATCTTCTATCTCACGCTCCAGGAGCTCCACGACGTCGTGCGCACGCACCAGGTGGACGACCTGCTCATCCGTCAGCGCAAGGACGCGTTCCGGTCGTATCAAGCGCTCACGCCGCCCCGGGTGCTCACGTCGGAGGGCGAGGTCATCGCCGGGGCCTACCGGCGAGACGATCTGCCGGCGGGCGCGCTGGTGGGTCTGGCGGTTTCCGCCGGGACCATCGAGGGGCGGGCCCGCGTCATCCTGGACATGTCGGAGGCCAGGCTCGAAGCAGGCGACATCCTGGTCACCGCCTTCACGGACCCGAGCTGGACGCCGTTGTTCGTGTCCATCAAGGGGCTGGTGACGGAGGTCGGTGGCCTG
- a CDS encoding pentapeptide repeat-containing protein gives MTSRRVFGATPFNVPGEFIGIDFSPDSKRLWAALSMGDYGSSHVVSFDVASGNAVGQHKARGHLRVVHALPGNEVLLGGWGIFHRLSAKGAGGWTMEGGQHSRLAGVSADRSRFVTIEDNVAQVLDVERHTVVHTLKEREGDLYAVAFSADGAWFATGSSKGVVRLFDARTGKEQAKRKSTMVAALAFSPSGGHLLLGHGNGKVELWDLPTLKPVKPFVGRHEFGKGLGPAGCRWVGFSADGTCAYSLGNEGLVRTWSVPDGDEGPTLKVPKRHMQGPVTALSPDGRWLACGSTQGALSVWSTQDRKPLAGEAAPSPILGLALTPDAVVAASNKAFVSWDLGSGARKEVEANFAHTDVKALSSGTLVRLDSSSIYVEESLSEESREAFELVSYASGPFALSRDETRIAAPSQERAQVWGLKRALLQADLVHKERVRACAFGPEDAWLATADDALHLWRLGKTPERIRDIALDGGGQVEGLAVSPRGWIAASVIDIDRDDANSWLLLVDPRSGETLRKLKRPDAVLGQVFFAGDTRVVVADSLGRLLHVDATDPANARWLEPVPEDASPTSLVKEARPLARRGDTVAHVGPDGSVVVETLKDGPLDKGAPFLLDEEKEPKGKKAKNVLAQKPDGLFEKRLEGAWFLFGGRFREATPAFREGLLKELGAAVAARPDAKITHLVLGTGAAASVAEGLKAKGATFTELSERHFMELLLPTTAEALAMLRNEVKDGEARWNSWRKRYMDAHGEQYPVPLQGADLAGLKLGAYLLLVMDFTEALLQGADFTKARLSDTVFRGADLREANFSKARCYRTVFSGANLRGARFEGAELSSNRFDGADLRDVDFSGAKMNYVDFRGADLTGARMPDNAKDSKYDEKTRWPKGYKP, from the coding sequence ATGACCTCTCGACGCGTTTTCGGCGCCACCCCCTTCAACGTCCCCGGCGAGTTCATCGGCATCGACTTCTCCCCGGACTCGAAGCGCCTGTGGGCCGCGCTCTCCATGGGGGATTACGGTTCGTCTCACGTGGTGTCGTTCGATGTGGCGAGCGGGAACGCGGTCGGACAGCACAAGGCCCGCGGTCACCTCCGGGTGGTGCACGCGCTGCCAGGGAATGAGGTCCTCCTGGGCGGGTGGGGGATCTTCCACCGCCTCTCCGCGAAGGGCGCGGGGGGCTGGACGATGGAGGGAGGGCAGCACAGCCGCCTGGCCGGCGTGAGCGCGGACCGGTCCCGGTTCGTCACGATCGAGGACAACGTGGCCCAGGTCCTGGACGTGGAGCGCCACACCGTCGTCCACACGCTCAAGGAGAGGGAAGGCGACCTGTATGCCGTCGCCTTCAGCGCGGACGGCGCGTGGTTCGCGACCGGGTCGTCGAAAGGCGTGGTCCGCCTGTTCGACGCGCGGACCGGCAAGGAGCAGGCGAAGCGCAAGAGCACCATGGTCGCGGCCCTGGCCTTCTCGCCCTCCGGCGGGCACCTGCTCCTGGGCCACGGCAACGGCAAGGTGGAGCTCTGGGACCTGCCAACGCTGAAGCCGGTGAAGCCCTTCGTGGGCCGGCACGAGTTCGGCAAGGGACTTGGCCCCGCGGGTTGCCGGTGGGTGGGCTTCTCCGCGGACGGCACGTGCGCGTACTCGCTGGGCAACGAGGGCCTGGTGCGGACCTGGAGCGTGCCGGATGGCGACGAGGGGCCGACCCTCAAGGTGCCCAAGCGCCACATGCAGGGCCCGGTGACCGCCCTGTCTCCGGATGGGCGGTGGCTCGCCTGCGGCTCGACCCAGGGCGCCCTCAGCGTGTGGTCCACGCAGGACCGCAAGCCCCTCGCCGGTGAGGCCGCGCCGTCGCCCATCCTGGGGCTGGCGCTGACGCCAGACGCCGTCGTCGCCGCGTCGAACAAGGCCTTTGTCTCCTGGGACCTGGGCTCTGGCGCGCGCAAGGAGGTGGAAGCCAACTTCGCGCACACGGACGTGAAGGCCCTGTCGTCCGGGACGCTGGTGCGGCTCGACTCCTCGTCCATCTACGTGGAGGAGTCGCTCAGCGAGGAGTCCCGCGAGGCCTTCGAGCTGGTCAGCTACGCCTCGGGGCCGTTCGCCCTCTCCCGGGATGAGACGCGGATCGCCGCGCCCTCGCAGGAGCGGGCCCAGGTCTGGGGGCTGAAGCGGGCCCTGCTCCAGGCGGACCTGGTGCACAAGGAACGGGTCCGGGCCTGTGCCTTCGGGCCCGAGGATGCCTGGCTGGCCACCGCGGACGATGCCTTGCACCTGTGGCGGCTGGGGAAGACACCGGAGCGCATCCGGGACATCGCGCTGGATGGAGGCGGACAGGTCGAGGGGCTCGCGGTCTCTCCCCGCGGATGGATCGCGGCGAGCGTGATCGACATCGACCGCGATGACGCGAACAGCTGGCTGCTGCTCGTGGATCCGCGAAGCGGCGAGACGCTGCGCAAGCTCAAGCGGCCCGACGCGGTCCTGGGGCAGGTGTTCTTCGCGGGCGACACCCGCGTCGTGGTGGCGGATTCGCTGGGGCGGCTGCTCCACGTGGACGCGACGGATCCGGCGAACGCGCGCTGGCTGGAGCCCGTCCCGGAGGACGCCAGCCCCACCTCGCTGGTGAAGGAGGCGCGGCCCCTCGCGCGCCGAGGCGACACGGTCGCCCATGTGGGGCCGGACGGCAGCGTGGTGGTGGAGACGCTGAAGGACGGTCCGCTCGACAAGGGAGCGCCCTTCCTGTTGGACGAAGAGAAGGAGCCCAAGGGCAAGAAGGCGAAGAACGTCCTGGCCCAGAAGCCTGACGGCCTGTTCGAGAAGCGTCTGGAAGGGGCCTGGTTCTTGTTCGGAGGCCGCTTCAGGGAGGCGACGCCCGCGTTCCGGGAGGGCCTGCTGAAGGAGCTGGGTGCCGCGGTCGCGGCCAGACCCGACGCGAAGATCACCCACCTGGTGTTGGGGACCGGGGCCGCCGCCAGCGTCGCCGAGGGGCTGAAGGCCAAGGGCGCGACGTTCACGGAGCTCTCCGAGCGACACTTCATGGAGCTGCTGCTGCCGACCACGGCCGAGGCCCTGGCGATGCTCCGGAACGAGGTGAAGGACGGTGAGGCGCGCTGGAATTCATGGCGCAAGCGTTACATGGACGCCCATGGGGAGCAGTACCCGGTCCCGTTGCAGGGCGCGGACCTGGCGGGGCTCAAGCTGGGCGCGTACCTGCTGCTGGTGATGGACTTCACCGAGGCCCTGCTCCAGGGGGCGGACTTCACGAAGGCGCGCCTCTCCGACACGGTCTTCCGTGGCGCGGACCTGCGCGAGGCGAACTTCAGCAAGGCCCGCTGCTACCGGACCGTCTTCTCCGGTGCGAACCTCCGGGGTGCCCGCTTCGAGGGCGCGGAGTTGTCGTCGAACCGCTTCGACGGCGCGGACCTGCGCGACGTGGACTTCTCGGGCGCCAAGATGAACTACGTGGACTTCCGGGGCGCGGACCTCACTGGCGCGCGAATGCCAGACAACGCGAAGGACTCGAAGTACGACGAGAAGACCCGCTGGCCCAAGGGCTACAAGCCCTAG